The following are encoded in a window of Roseimaritima ulvae genomic DNA:
- a CDS encoding DUF2752 domain-containing protein — MTMTPPLTTPDPTPAPATPAPATPAPTLPGKTTPPAEPVPGTSVMTGSTVIAWLVGLTAVVAAAAMLRFEAPRTVLLPWSDVALPESCGAQRMLGIDCPGCGLTRSFILTAHGRLGDAFQMHPAGTLAFIVLTLIIPLRLWQGYRVAIGRPPRSTVMAEVWVLLSLLVLSFVWWGIKLVSQPPWLS; from the coding sequence ATGACGATGACGCCTCCGCTGACCACGCCCGATCCCACGCCGGCTCCCGCCACACCGGCTCCTGCCACACCGGCTCCGACGCTGCCGGGCAAGACGACGCCGCCAGCAGAGCCAGTGCCGGGCACGTCGGTGATGACGGGGTCCACGGTGATTGCGTGGCTGGTTGGTTTGACCGCGGTGGTCGCCGCGGCCGCTATGCTGCGGTTTGAAGCGCCACGCACCGTGCTGCTGCCCTGGTCGGACGTCGCCCTGCCGGAATCCTGTGGCGCCCAGCGGATGCTGGGAATCGACTGCCCCGGTTGCGGCTTAACCCGCAGTTTTATCCTCACCGCTCATGGGCGGCTGGGAGACGCGTTTCAGATGCATCCCGCCGGCACGCTGGCCTTTATCGTTTTGACGCTGATCATCCCGCTGCGACTCTGGCAAGGCTACCGCGTTGCTATCGGTCGTCCGCCCCGCAGCACCGTGATGGCCGAAGTCTGGGTGCTGTTATCGCTGCTGGTCCTAAGTTTCGTCTGGTGGGGGATCAAGCTGGTCAGCCAACCGCCCTGGCTGAGCTGA